The following proteins are co-located in the Fimbriiglobus ruber genome:
- a CDS encoding pyridoxal-phosphate dependent enzyme → MTDSEFSTPYAISLADVRAAAERIAGIVHRTPVMSSETIDGLTGRSVVFKCENLQKTGAFKYRGATNAVRKLDAATAARGVVTHSSGNHAQALALAARVRGIPAEIVMPRTAATVKKQAVIGYGGRLTECEPTLAAREQTAAAIAERTGGTLIPPFDHADVMAGQGTTALELLEDFPDLDTLIVPVGGGGLLAGCCIAVRGVKPGIRVIGAEPLGADDAARSKANGSWVPQTAPNSIADGLLTSLGQLTWPIIRDQVDRVMTVDEEQIRRAMRLVWERMKLVIEPSAAVGVAVVLSDEFRSLKDVNKVGVVLCGGNVTLDKLYW, encoded by the coding sequence ATGACCGACAGCGAATTCTCGACGCCTTACGCCATTTCCCTCGCCGACGTTCGGGCCGCGGCCGAACGCATTGCCGGCATCGTACATCGAACGCCCGTGATGTCGTCCGAAACGATCGACGGGCTGACCGGCCGGTCGGTGGTCTTCAAGTGCGAGAACCTTCAGAAGACCGGGGCATTCAAGTACCGCGGGGCGACGAACGCGGTCCGCAAACTCGACGCCGCGACGGCTGCCCGCGGCGTCGTCACGCACAGTAGCGGGAACCACGCGCAAGCCCTCGCGCTCGCGGCCCGGGTCCGCGGCATCCCCGCCGAGATCGTCATGCCGCGGACCGCAGCCACCGTGAAGAAACAGGCGGTCATCGGCTACGGCGGTCGCCTGACCGAATGCGAGCCGACGCTCGCGGCCCGCGAGCAGACAGCCGCCGCCATCGCCGAGCGGACGGGCGGCACGCTGATCCCGCCGTTCGACCACGCCGACGTCATGGCCGGTCAGGGGACAACGGCCCTCGAACTGCTGGAAGACTTTCCCGACCTCGACACACTGATCGTCCCCGTCGGCGGCGGCGGCCTGCTGGCGGGGTGCTGCATCGCCGTCAGGGGCGTCAAACCTGGCATCCGAGTCATCGGCGCGGAACCGCTCGGGGCGGACGACGCGGCGCGGTCGAAGGCGAACGGATCATGGGTGCCGCAAACCGCCCCGAATAGCATCGCCGACGGCTTGCTCACCAGCCTCGGTCAGCTGACGTGGCCGATCATCCGCGATCAGGTCGATCGGGTCATGACTGTCGACGAGGAGCAAATTCGGCGAGCAATGCGGCTCGTCTGGGAGCGGATGAAACTGGTGATCGAGCCGAGCGCGGCCGTCGGGGTGGCCGTGGTGCTATCGGACGAGTTCCGGTCGCTCAAAGACGTGAACAAAGTCGGCGTCGTGCTGTGCGGCGGGAACGTGACGTTAGACAAGCTGTACTGGTGA
- a CDS encoding lipoate--protein ligase family protein: protein MTSDDSIESLGVRHGEWTNPDGILTQVTLEIQDGVLADVRVGGTFTVSPASATEPTLQAIAEGLTGAPSDMPVAAVAARVRAAVAFGVDLLGTTPEGIAAAVRRAVDRSAEHHTRSDGRRVGAFSTTEIDHLTARWKELPWRLIPEAALPPSLNVALDEVLVDRVASGLRAPTLRFWQWSTPAIVIGRTQSLANEVDRAAATAAGLEIVRRMTGGGTMFVEPRGALTYSLYLPESAVQGLTIRQSYEVCDAWVVLALRAIGVDAHYVDVNDIACADGKIGGAAQARRKGIVLHHTTLAYEMNESDMASVLRVGREKIRYRGTRSAAKRVSPLVRQTSLPREAIANHLYGWFRSTYGGEVDVVTEDEMAAAEQLVNTKYGTEAWTNEFE, encoded by the coding sequence ATGACCTCCGACGACAGCATTGAAAGCCTGGGCGTGCGACACGGCGAGTGGACGAACCCGGACGGTATTTTGACCCAGGTTACACTCGAAATTCAGGACGGCGTGCTGGCGGACGTGCGCGTGGGCGGGACGTTTACCGTGTCCCCCGCTTCGGCGACCGAGCCCACACTTCAGGCGATCGCCGAGGGGCTAACCGGCGCGCCCTCCGACATGCCGGTGGCGGCGGTCGCCGCGCGTGTGAGAGCGGCCGTCGCGTTCGGGGTCGACCTGCTCGGCACCACCCCGGAAGGTATCGCGGCTGCCGTGCGCCGGGCTGTTGATCGTTCAGCAGAACATCATACTCGTTCGGACGGCCGCCGCGTCGGTGCTTTCTCTACGACCGAAATCGACCACCTGACCGCCCGCTGGAAAGAGTTACCCTGGCGTCTCATCCCCGAAGCCGCATTGCCCCCCTCACTGAACGTCGCGCTCGACGAAGTTCTCGTGGACCGGGTCGCCAGCGGCCTGCGTGCCCCGACTCTACGCTTCTGGCAATGGTCCACTCCCGCGATCGTCATCGGGCGCACACAGTCACTGGCGAACGAAGTGGATCGGGCTGCTGCCACGGCAGCCGGACTCGAGATCGTCCGCCGTATGACTGGCGGTGGCACGATGTTCGTGGAACCGCGCGGCGCCCTGACCTATTCGCTTTACCTTCCCGAGTCCGCGGTCCAGGGGTTGACCATCCGCCAGAGCTACGAGGTGTGCGACGCGTGGGTGGTCCTCGCGTTGCGAGCGATCGGCGTCGACGCCCACTATGTCGACGTGAACGACATCGCGTGCGCCGACGGCAAGATCGGCGGCGCGGCCCAGGCCCGCCGCAAGGGAATCGTCTTGCACCACACTACCCTCGCCTACGAGATGAACGAAAGTGACATGGCCAGCGTCCTCCGCGTCGGCCGCGAGAAAATTCGCTACCGGGGCACCCGCAGCGCGGCGAAGCGGGTCAGCCCGCTCGTGCGGCAAACGTCGCTCCCACGAGAAGCGATTGCGAACCACCTATATGGTTGGTTCCGCTCGACCTACGGAGGCGAAGTGGACGTGGTGACGGAAGACGAAATGGCGGCCGCGGAACAGTTGGTGAACACGAAATACGGGACGGAAGCCTGGACGAATGAATTCGAGTAA
- a CDS encoding SDR family oxidoreductase: protein MNTAPQIIVLTGATRGLGRALVARFAAAGHTVVGCGRGTVQVEELSQAFAPPHDFSSVDVSDGAAVAAWAKRVLAKHGPPDLLINNAALMNHPAPLWDVPAAEFDALVDVNVKGVANVIRAFVPAMVARRSGVIVNLSSGWGRSTSPEVAPYCATKYAVEGMTLALAQELPRGMATIPLNPGVIDTEMLRQCWADSAGNYPTADAWAARAAPFLLGLGAKDNGRSLSVG from the coding sequence ATGAATACGGCTCCCCAAATCATCGTCCTCACCGGCGCGACGCGCGGCCTCGGTCGTGCGCTCGTCGCGCGGTTCGCCGCAGCCGGGCATACGGTCGTTGGCTGCGGTCGCGGAACGGTTCAGGTCGAAGAACTCTCTCAAGCTTTCGCGCCACCACACGACTTCTCAAGCGTGGATGTGAGCGACGGGGCCGCAGTGGCGGCGTGGGCCAAGCGCGTGCTGGCGAAGCACGGGCCGCCCGATCTCCTGATCAACAACGCCGCTCTCATGAACCACCCGGCCCCGCTCTGGGACGTTCCCGCGGCCGAGTTCGATGCGCTCGTGGATGTCAACGTGAAGGGCGTAGCGAACGTCATCCGGGCGTTCGTGCCCGCGATGGTCGCCCGACGATCGGGTGTGATCGTGAACCTGTCGAGCGGGTGGGGGCGAAGCACGTCGCCAGAGGTCGCCCCGTATTGCGCGACTAAGTACGCGGTCGAGGGGATGACGCTCGCGCTGGCCCAAGAGCTTCCGCGGGGGATGGCCACGATCCCGCTGAACCCCGGCGTCATCGACACGGAAATGCTCCGCCAGTGCTGGGCCGATTCCGCCGGCAACTACCCCACGGCCGACGCCTGGGCCGCGCGAGCCGCACCGTTCCTGCTCGGGCTGGGAGCAAAAGACAACGGCCGTTCGCTGTCCGTGGGATAA
- a CDS encoding 3-keto-disaccharide hydrolase, whose translation MRPRFALAALTLAAGLSTFALAAPRLELPAPEKFDNTGFVPIFDGKTLDGWTVSTKTGHSGASKHKSGGKWVVENGAIVGSQDIPGNGGIVITEKQYGDFEVALEMNNDFGPDSGLFLRCTDTGKCYQAMIDYHANGNLMGIYGEGIGGKPHVRNFDFAAKVTDIIVPSKQGPSDFKCPVSPADWPQFWKAGEWNELRARIVGNPPEITTWIKGVKFMQYKDTEKRLSDTGGIALQVHGGGDYTKQFVRYRNIRVKELK comes from the coding sequence ATGCGTCCCCGCTTCGCACTCGCGGCGCTGACACTGGCCGCCGGATTATCCACCTTCGCTCTGGCCGCCCCGCGGCTCGAACTGCCCGCCCCCGAGAAATTCGACAACACCGGCTTCGTGCCGATCTTCGACGGCAAGACGCTCGACGGCTGGACGGTGTCGACCAAGACCGGGCACAGCGGGGCGAGCAAGCACAAGTCCGGCGGGAAGTGGGTGGTCGAGAACGGGGCGATCGTTGGCAGCCAGGACATCCCCGGCAACGGCGGGATCGTCATCACCGAAAAACAGTACGGCGATTTTGAAGTCGCTCTCGAAATGAACAACGACTTCGGCCCCGACAGTGGCCTCTTCTTGCGCTGCACGGACACCGGCAAGTGTTACCAGGCGATGATCGACTACCACGCGAACGGCAACCTGATGGGCATTTACGGCGAAGGAATCGGCGGCAAGCCGCACGTCCGCAACTTCGATTTCGCGGCCAAGGTGACAGACATCATTGTGCCGAGCAAGCAGGGGCCGAGCGACTTCAAGTGCCCGGTTTCGCCCGCCGATTGGCCGCAATTCTGGAAGGCCGGCGAGTGGAACGAACTCCGCGCGCGGATCGTCGGCAACCCGCCCGAAATCACGACCTGGATCAAAGGCGTCAAGTTCATGCAATATAAGGACACCGAGAAGCGTCTGAGTGACACGGGCGGCATCGCGCTGCAGGTCCACGGCGGCGGGGACTACACGAAGCAGTTCGTGCGTTACCGAAACATCCGGGTCAAAGAACTGAAGTGA
- a CDS encoding DUF1501 domain-containing protein has product MELPLSDRRGFLSWSARGLGATALIHLLGRDGALRAGTHFPAKAKRAVQITLVGGLSHLDSLDYKPFLERRHGQSLKMDSPPDIFFGQVGSLRKADWEFKPRGKSGLVMSDLFPHIAENADNLTVIRSMVADTANHTPGLFVLNTGFQINGYPSMGSWLAYGLGSETDELPAYVVLPDGRGEPGGGSSNWTGGFLPAKHQGVAFRSGPEPVRDLFPAKPVAESEEAASRAFLKQINERHFERSGGEADLSARARSYELAARMQLAVPKLADLSGESAETKAMYGVDRTETADCGRRCLLARRMLERGVRFVQIYSGGALGGNPRVNWDAHENVKQNHTAEAARIDQPVAALVSDLKRRGMLDDTLVLFTTEFGRTPFTQSAAGTVGPGRDHNRYGFSCWLAGAGLKPGIAYGATDEVGWKAVENPVPWYDFHATVLHLFGIDHEKLTYYHNGTQRRLTNVHGHVIKGILA; this is encoded by the coding sequence ATGGAACTCCCACTCTCCGATCGCCGCGGGTTCCTGTCTTGGTCCGCGCGCGGGCTCGGGGCCACGGCCCTGATTCATCTCCTCGGCCGCGACGGCGCGCTCCGGGCGGGAACGCATTTTCCCGCGAAGGCCAAGCGGGCGGTGCAGATCACGCTCGTCGGCGGGTTGAGCCACCTCGACTCGCTCGACTACAAGCCGTTCCTGGAGCGGCGACACGGTCAGTCGTTGAAAATGGATTCGCCGCCGGACATCTTCTTCGGCCAGGTCGGTTCACTGCGGAAGGCGGACTGGGAATTCAAGCCGCGCGGGAAGTCCGGGCTGGTGATGTCCGACCTCTTCCCCCACATTGCGGAAAACGCGGACAACCTCACTGTGATCCGGTCGATGGTCGCTGACACAGCGAACCACACACCGGGCCTGTTCGTGTTGAATACCGGGTTCCAGATCAATGGATACCCCTCGATGGGAAGCTGGCTCGCTTACGGTTTGGGAAGCGAGACCGACGAATTGCCGGCCTACGTCGTTCTGCCCGACGGTCGCGGCGAGCCGGGCGGCGGGTCGTCGAACTGGACCGGCGGCTTCTTGCCGGCGAAGCACCAGGGCGTCGCGTTCCGCTCCGGACCCGAGCCCGTTCGCGACTTGTTCCCGGCCAAGCCGGTGGCCGAAAGCGAGGAGGCCGCGTCACGAGCCTTTTTGAAGCAGATCAACGAACGCCATTTCGAGCGGTCCGGCGGCGAGGCCGATCTCTCGGCGCGGGCGCGGAGCTACGAACTGGCTGCCAGGATGCAGCTCGCGGTGCCCAAACTCGCCGACCTGTCCGGCGAATCGGCCGAGACCAAAGCGATGTACGGCGTCGACCGCACGGAAACGGCTGACTGCGGTCGGCGGTGTCTGCTCGCCCGCCGGATGTTGGAGCGCGGGGTGCGGTTCGTCCAGATTTACTCGGGCGGCGCGCTCGGCGGCAACCCGCGGGTAAACTGGGACGCCCACGAAAACGTCAAGCAGAACCACACGGCCGAGGCAGCCCGGATCGACCAACCGGTCGCCGCCCTCGTCAGCGACCTGAAGCGGCGGGGGATGCTCGACGACACGCTCGTCCTCTTCACGACCGAGTTCGGCCGGACGCCGTTCACGCAGTCCGCGGCCGGCACAGTCGGCCCCGGCCGGGACCACAACCGCTACGGCTTCTCTTGCTGGCTCGCCGGCGCGGGCCTCAAGCCCGGAATCGCATACGGGGCGACGGACGAAGTCGGCTGGAAGGCGGTGGAGAACCCTGTCCCGTGGTACGACTTCCACGCCACCGTGCTGCACTTATTCGGCATCGACCACGAAAAGCTGACCTATTACCACAACGGCACCCAGCGCCGACTCACGAACGTCCACGGGCACGTGATCAAAGGGATCTTGGCTTAA
- a CDS encoding DUF1553 domain-containing protein: protein MIRSRTAAVLFLLFASHAAAADPPVNKPDFDRDVAPLLAQHCLGCHSGAKPRGDLDLSHKTSAFADDVIVPGKLAAGKLWQQIAADKMPPKKPLPAADRATLRKWIESGAAWGTDPVDPLRYTTTTRAGTDWWSLKPIQRPTAPANSTWGRNPIDALVLAKMKKSGLTPSPEADRRTLARRLYFDLTGLPPSAEEIEAFAKDKAPDAYEKLVDKLLASPHYGERWARHWLDVVRFGETHGFERNEERPTAWHYRDWVIRALNADLPYDEFARLQLAGDVLHPDDPDAVKASGYLVAGVHNTVLGTLEIARQAARQDEIEDLVGNIGQTFVGLTAQCARCHDHKFDPISSRDYYRLAASISGVTHGERTLPNAAAKELVAKAEAEVSRLTQALDDLEQPVRRAILAERIKGAGADQLPLAPSPVAAWDFRGQGGMRETGPKMTLAGAAAYTPAGLKLDGKTAVARSTPLPHDLREKTLEAWVRLDNLNQRGGAAISLETPDGLTFDAIVFGEQEPRRWMAGSNFFLRTSSFKGDNEPDADHEPVHLAMTYAVDGTITGYRSGKPYGVSYKSSGPQVFKAGQYIVTLGLRHDPFDAKKLLAGTILAARVYDRALTAKEVAASAAGRSHVTEDDLTAALSAEKRAERTRLRAALTAATAAVDRAKAEAGKKIYATVPMQPPITRVLVRGQVTEPAETVRPGALAALTHVSSDFGLVENAPEAERRVKLAAWVTDRANPLFARVIVNRLWHHHFGTGIVETPNDFGFNGGKPSHPELLDWLASELVARDYHLKAMHRLIVTSAAYRQSSAPRKECLAIDADSRLVWRKKPQRLEAEAIRDAMLATAGLLNRTVGGRGFNDYRVSGGAGTIYYDPEDPVGPEFHRRSIYRFVPRGGNPGLLEAFDCPDPAGSAPRRASTTTPLQALALWNGPFALRMAGAFAARVTSDVPDGIDNQVGRAYQIAFQREPDADETAAARALVEKHGLRALCRALLNANEFVIVE from the coding sequence ATGATTCGGTCTCGCACCGCCGCCGTATTGTTTCTCCTTTTCGCCTCTCATGCAGCCGCGGCCGATCCGCCGGTCAACAAGCCGGACTTCGATCGCGACGTCGCCCCGCTACTCGCGCAACATTGCCTCGGGTGTCACAGCGGGGCGAAGCCGCGCGGCGACCTGGATCTGTCCCACAAGACATCTGCCTTCGCGGACGACGTGATCGTGCCCGGCAAACTCGCCGCCGGCAAGTTGTGGCAGCAAATCGCCGCCGACAAAATGCCGCCCAAAAAGCCGCTACCCGCCGCCGACCGTGCGACCCTGCGGAAGTGGATCGAATCCGGGGCCGCCTGGGGCACCGACCCGGTCGACCCGCTCCGTTACACGACCACGACCCGCGCGGGGACTGATTGGTGGTCGCTGAAACCGATCCAACGGCCGACGGCACCTGCGAACTCGACCTGGGGCCGTAATCCGATCGATGCGCTTGTCCTTGCCAAAATGAAGAAAAGCGGCCTGACGCCGTCACCCGAAGCGGACCGGCGGACACTCGCCCGCCGACTCTACTTCGACCTGACCGGCCTGCCGCCGTCGGCCGAAGAGATCGAAGCCTTCGCGAAGGACAAGGCGCCGGACGCTTACGAAAAGCTCGTGGATAAACTGCTCGCGTCGCCGCATTACGGCGAACGGTGGGCCCGGCACTGGCTCGATGTCGTGCGGTTCGGCGAAACCCACGGGTTTGAGCGAAATGAAGAGCGGCCGACGGCGTGGCACTACCGCGATTGGGTCATCCGCGCGCTGAACGCGGATCTGCCATACGACGAATTCGCCCGCCTTCAACTCGCAGGGGATGTCCTCCATCCGGACGACCCCGACGCGGTGAAAGCCAGCGGTTACCTCGTGGCCGGCGTACACAATACGGTTCTCGGAACTCTGGAAATTGCTCGGCAAGCGGCGCGGCAGGACGAGATCGAAGACCTCGTCGGCAACATCGGGCAGACCTTCGTGGGGTTGACTGCTCAGTGCGCACGCTGTCACGACCACAAGTTCGACCCCATCTCGTCGCGCGACTACTACCGGCTCGCGGCCAGCATTTCCGGGGTGACGCACGGTGAGCGGACGTTGCCGAATGCAGCAGCAAAGGAGTTGGTGGCGAAGGCCGAGGCCGAAGTGAGCCGGTTGACCCAGGCTCTCGACGACCTGGAACAACCCGTCCGTCGGGCGATCCTGGCCGAGCGGATTAAGGGCGCGGGCGCGGATCAACTCCCACTGGCTCCGAGTCCCGTTGCCGCGTGGGATTTCCGCGGGCAGGGTGGGATGCGTGAGACCGGCCCGAAGATGACGCTCGCGGGCGCCGCCGCGTACACACCCGCGGGCTTAAAATTGGACGGCAAAACGGCCGTCGCGCGAAGTACGCCACTACCCCACGACCTCCGCGAGAAAACGCTGGAAGCCTGGGTGCGCCTCGACAACCTGAACCAGCGCGGCGGTGCGGCAATTTCACTTGAGACGCCGGACGGCCTGACGTTCGACGCCATCGTGTTCGGAGAACAGGAACCGCGGCGGTGGATGGCCGGGAGCAATTTCTTCCTGCGTACCAGCTCCTTCAAGGGCGACAACGAGCCGGATGCGGACCACGAACCAGTCCACCTCGCGATGACCTACGCAGTCGACGGTACGATCACCGGCTACCGCAGCGGCAAGCCTTACGGCGTGTCGTACAAGTCCAGCGGTCCACAAGTGTTCAAGGCAGGCCAGTACATTGTCACGCTGGGCCTCCGCCACGACCCGTTCGACGCGAAAAAGTTGCTCGCCGGGACGATCCTGGCCGCCCGCGTGTACGATCGCGCCCTCACCGCGAAAGAGGTGGCCGCATCGGCCGCCGGTCGGTCCCACGTGACCGAGGACGACTTGACCGCCGCATTGTCCGCCGAGAAGCGAGCGGAGCGTACCCGGCTTCGCGCGGCTCTCACCGCGGCGACGGCCGCCGTGGATCGCGCGAAGGCCGAGGCCGGCAAAAAGATCTATGCGACCGTCCCGATGCAACCGCCCATCACGCGAGTTCTGGTGCGCGGCCAGGTGACGGAGCCGGCGGAGACCGTCCGCCCTGGCGCGTTAGCCGCGCTGACTCACGTGTCTTCCGACTTCGGCCTGGTCGAGAACGCGCCGGAAGCCGAACGGCGGGTGAAATTAGCCGCGTGGGTGACCGACCGGGCGAACCCGCTGTTCGCTCGGGTGATCGTGAACCGATTGTGGCACCACCACTTCGGCACCGGCATCGTCGAGACCCCGAACGATTTCGGCTTTAACGGCGGCAAGCCGTCGCACCCCGAACTGCTCGACTGGCTTGCTTCCGAACTGGTCGCCCGGGACTATCACCTCAAGGCAATGCACCGGCTCATCGTCACGTCCGCGGCTTACCGCCAGTCGTCGGCCCCGCGGAAAGAGTGTTTAGCGATCGACGCCGACAGCCGACTGGTGTGGCGGAAGAAGCCGCAGCGCCTAGAGGCGGAAGCGATCCGCGACGCCATGCTGGCGACGGCCGGACTACTCAATCGCACAGTCGGCGGCCGGGGCTTCAACGACTACCGCGTGTCCGGCGGGGCGGGAACGATCTACTACGACCCGGAAGACCCGGTCGGCCCCGAATTCCACCGCCGCAGCATCTATCGGTTCGTTCCTCGGGGCGGGAACCCTGGCCTGCTGGAAGCCTTCGACTGCCCCGACCCGGCTGGTTCGGCCCCCCGCCGCGCGTCCACGACCACGCCGCTGCAAGCGCTCGCACTGTGGAACGGCCCGTTCGCCCTCCGCATGGCTGGAGCCTTTGCCGCACGGGTGACCAGCGATGTGCCCGATGGAATCGACAACCAGGTCGGCCGCGCGTACCAAATCGCATTCCAGCGTGAGCCCGATGCTGACGAAACCGCGGCCGCCCGGGCTTTGGTTGAAAAGCACGGGCTGAGGGCGCTCTGCCGCGCGTTATTGAACGCGAACGAATTCGTGATCGTGGAATGA
- a CDS encoding 5-oxoprolinase subunit PxpA — MEIDLNADLGEGVGADAELMPLVTSANISCGAHAGNPNTIRAALRLAGTRVAVGAHPGYADPEFFGRRDVPMSQLSVFNLCAYQIGALSGLALADKQKVRYVKPHGALYHAACRDNDAALSVVLAAQMFELSVVALPDSVLETLCNRYSVPFVAEGFADRRYRADCSLVPRGEPGAMVESPTEAVAQVEWLVRDKKVRTICVHGDTPHAVAFAKAVREELLRRGFTLKAFA, encoded by the coding sequence TTGGAGATTGATCTGAACGCGGACCTCGGCGAAGGAGTCGGGGCGGACGCCGAACTCATGCCGCTTGTCACCTCGGCGAACATCAGCTGTGGCGCCCACGCGGGAAATCCCAACACAATCCGCGCCGCCCTCCGCCTGGCCGGAACCCGGGTGGCAGTCGGGGCTCACCCCGGCTACGCGGACCCGGAATTCTTCGGCCGCCGCGACGTTCCGATGTCGCAGCTCAGTGTTTTCAACCTTTGTGCTTACCAGATCGGTGCGCTCTCCGGCCTCGCGCTCGCCGACAAGCAAAAGGTCCGGTACGTCAAACCGCACGGCGCCTTGTACCACGCGGCTTGCCGGGATAACGACGCCGCGCTGAGTGTGGTCCTGGCCGCCCAGATGTTCGAGCTGAGCGTCGTCGCCTTGCCCGATTCCGTACTCGAAACCCTTTGCAACAGGTATTCGGTGCCGTTCGTCGCCGAGGGCTTTGCGGATCGCCGCTACCGCGCCGACTGTTCGCTCGTCCCGCGGGGTGAGCCGGGAGCGATGGTCGAAAGTCCCACCGAGGCTGTCGCGCAAGTAGAGTGGCTGGTCCGCGATAAAAAGGTGCGGACGATCTGCGTTCACGGCGACACGCCGCACGCGGTGGCGTTCGCGAAGGCCGTGCGGGAGGAACTTCTCCGCAGGGGCTTCACGCTGAAAGCGTTCGCGTGA
- a CDS encoding CocE/NonD family hydrolase: protein MRAIGITTLLLFTLPAVAIAQQPPPPPDPNDIAEATRQIKAAYTKYEYRIPMRDGKRLFTSVYVPKDASKQYPMLLSRTPYSVGPYGTDKYPDKLRPGLHFSNAGYIFVYQDVRGRWMSEGDYVNMRPHNPKKGPKEIDESSDTYDTIDWLLKNVKGHNSRVGMWGISYPGFYTVAGMIEAHPALVAVSPQAPVTDWFTGDDFHHNGALFLPHCFNFIANFGKPRPSPTTKAQYLKFDHGTPDGYKFFLEMGPLANADKKYFKGDVAFWNEVMTHGTYDDYWKARNIRQHIKDIRPAVMSVGGWFDAENLFGAVETFKKVDETGWPKGGLHLVMGPWSHGAWSKSDGDKLGDVSFNAKTTEFYRDQIELPFFEHHLKDPEGEFHHPRAWVFETGTNIWRKFETWPPKDAKTTEFYFHPEGKVYTFAPSKWPSGMTPEPAYFDEFVSDPAKPVPYINKTGIGMLAEYMTADQRHAATRPDVLVYQTDVLEDDTTITGPLDVELSVSTTGTDADWIVKVIDVYPDDHADPDPNPAGVKMGAYQQLVRGEVMRGKFRNGLDKPEPFEPGRVAKVKWTMPDTCHTFRAGHRIMIQVQSTWFPLVDRNPQAFLDIYAAKPEDFKKQTHRVYRGPDAASKVTVRVLMPQ, encoded by the coding sequence ATGCGCGCGATCGGGATCACGACCCTACTGTTATTCACTTTACCGGCCGTGGCGATTGCCCAACAGCCGCCCCCGCCCCCCGACCCGAACGACATCGCCGAGGCCACGCGGCAGATCAAGGCGGCGTACACCAAGTACGAATACCGCATCCCGATGCGGGACGGCAAGCGACTCTTCACATCCGTCTACGTCCCGAAAGACGCGTCGAAGCAATATCCGATGTTGCTGAGCCGGACGCCGTATTCGGTCGGCCCGTACGGCACCGACAAGTACCCCGACAAACTCCGCCCCGGCTTGCACTTCTCGAACGCCGGCTACATCTTCGTATACCAGGACGTTCGCGGGCGGTGGATGTCCGAGGGCGACTACGTCAACATGCGGCCGCACAACCCGAAGAAGGGGCCGAAAGAAATCGACGAGAGTTCGGACACTTACGACACGATCGACTGGCTGCTGAAAAACGTGAAGGGACACAACAGCCGGGTCGGCATGTGGGGCATCTCGTACCCCGGGTTTTACACGGTTGCCGGGATGATCGAAGCCCACCCCGCACTCGTCGCCGTTTCGCCGCAAGCCCCCGTCACCGACTGGTTCACCGGCGACGACTTCCACCACAACGGCGCACTCTTCCTGCCGCATTGCTTTAACTTCATCGCCAATTTCGGCAAGCCGCGGCCGAGCCCGACGACCAAGGCCCAGTACCTGAAGTTCGACCACGGGACGCCGGACGGGTACAAGTTCTTCCTCGAAATGGGTCCCCTGGCAAATGCGGACAAGAAGTATTTCAAGGGCGACGTCGCGTTCTGGAACGAGGTCATGACCCACGGGACGTACGACGATTACTGGAAGGCGCGCAACATCCGCCAGCACATCAAGGACATCCGCCCCGCGGTGATGTCGGTGGGTGGGTGGTTCGACGCGGAAAACCTGTTCGGCGCGGTCGAGACGTTCAAGAAAGTTGATGAAACCGGGTGGCCTAAAGGCGGGCTCCACCTCGTCATGGGCCCGTGGTCGCACGGGGCCTGGTCGAAATCGGACGGGGACAAACTCGGCGACGTCAGTTTCAACGCGAAGACGACCGAGTTTTATCGCGACCAAATCGAGTTGCCCTTTTTCGAACACCACCTGAAAGACCCCGAGGGCGAGTTCCACCACCCCCGCGCGTGGGTCTTCGAGACGGGAACGAACATCTGGCGGAAGTTCGAGACGTGGCCCCCGAAGGATGCGAAGACGACCGAGTTTTACTTCCACCCGGAAGGCAAGGTTTACACCTTCGCGCCGTCCAAATGGCCCTCCGGGATGACGCCCGAACCGGCTTACTTCGACGAGTTCGTGTCCGATCCCGCCAAGCCTGTGCCGTACATCAACAAGACCGGCATCGGGATGCTCGCCGAATACATGACCGCCGATCAACGCCACGCGGCCACACGGCCCGATGTCCTCGTCTACCAGACGGATGTGTTGGAAGACGACACGACGATCACCGGCCCGCTGGACGTCGAGCTGAGTGTGAGTACCACCGGCACCGACGCCGACTGGATCGTGAAGGTGATCGACGTCTACCCGGACGACCACGCGGACCCCGACCCGAACCCGGCGGGCGTGAAGATGGGCGCTTACCAGCAGCTCGTCCGCGGCGAGGTGATGCGCGGCAAGTTCCGGAACGGGCTCGACAAACCCGAGCCGTTCGAGCCGGGCCGGGTGGCGAAGGTCAAATGGACGATGCCGGATACGTGCCACACGTTCCGCGCCGGGCACCGGATCATGATCCAGGTCCAAAGCACGTGGTTCCCGCTCGTCGACCGCAACCCCCAGGCATTCCTCGACATCTACGCGGCCAAGCCCGAAGATTTCAAAAAGCAAACTCACCGCGTCTACCGGGGTCCGGACGCGGCCTCGAAGGTGACAGTCCGAGTATTGATGCCGCAATAG